A window from Chitinophaga filiformis encodes these proteins:
- a CDS encoding LuxR C-terminal-related transcriptional regulator codes for MNYILIAHEPTIMRDGLSQIITMLPAPVTVLMVQTADDVMAAMKKQPFNLLILSRYFPGAETPSMIDMIRKQSPATRILLFSSRHEKALIIDSLYQEADGYLCKNSTEEEIEMTLSSLLKEEKEVPLYVPPSSNPLSQLSSREIEVMNLLIKGLPLLKIAAKMELQLTTVSTYKTRIFKKLEISSVVELLEKINIYGARRAV; via the coding sequence ATGAACTATATCCTTATTGCCCATGAACCCACCATCATGCGTGATGGCCTTTCTCAGATCATTACCATGTTGCCCGCACCTGTTACCGTACTAATGGTGCAAACCGCAGATGACGTCATGGCAGCTATGAAAAAACAGCCATTTAACCTGCTTATCCTGAGCAGATATTTCCCGGGGGCCGAAACGCCGTCAATGATAGACATGATCAGAAAACAATCTCCTGCCACCAGGATATTGCTCTTTTCTTCCCGTCATGAAAAAGCATTGATCATCGATTCATTATACCAGGAGGCAGATGGCTATCTCTGCAAAAATTCCACAGAAGAGGAAATAGAAATGACCCTTTCTTCCCTGTTGAAAGAGGAAAAGGAAGTACCCTTATACGTACCGCCTTCTTCCAATCCTTTATCACAACTTTCCTCCCGCGAAATAGAGGTCATGAACCTCTTAATTAAAGGACTGCCCCTGTTAAAAATTGCGGCAAAAATGGAGCTGCAGCTAACAACAGTCAGCACCTATAAGACCCGCATTTTTAAGAAACTGGAAATCAGCTCAGTAGTTGAACTACTGGAAAAGATCAATATTTACGGCGCCAGGAGAGCAGTATAA
- a CDS encoding helix-turn-helix domain-containing protein, giving the protein MKAITTYNISKLSNIFALTDRRDDFLFIGEENYTPSTEEPFRTDTYAIAFLKQGQLSVTAGLNTGVVTGPSLLTFGPYIIRSIHKVENNPRLDLIFFKESFFLENQSDIFYLLKYSFFDNEDSHIIPLSPEQLKRFSAIYDLLRATMHEGHPHRDNIVRSYLNILLCETDLAAAPLKEANPGNTSSTHPLLANFKTLLTKEVLQQHSVRFYASRLNVTPKYLSELIKEQTGRTAGEWIDQTLVLEAKVLLQRKDLTIAQISDLLHFSDQSVFGKFFKVNTGMSPLNYRNSLT; this is encoded by the coding sequence ATGAAAGCCATCACTACATATAATATATCGAAGCTGTCAAACATCTTTGCATTGACAGACAGGCGTGATGATTTTCTTTTCATCGGGGAAGAAAATTACACACCATCCACAGAAGAGCCTTTCAGAACAGATACATATGCTATTGCCTTTCTGAAACAGGGACAGCTAAGTGTTACGGCAGGGCTGAATACCGGTGTCGTTACAGGTCCCTCCCTGCTTACGTTCGGACCATACATTATTCGCAGCATCCATAAAGTGGAGAATAATCCACGCCTGGACCTCATCTTCTTCAAAGAAAGTTTCTTCCTGGAAAACCAGTCCGATATCTTCTATCTGCTGAAGTACAGCTTCTTTGATAATGAAGATTCACATATCATTCCCCTGTCGCCGGAACAATTAAAGCGGTTTTCCGCTATCTATGACCTGCTGCGTGCTACCATGCATGAAGGTCATCCACACAGGGACAACATCGTCAGAAGTTACCTGAACATCCTGCTCTGCGAAACAGACCTCGCCGCCGCCCCTTTAAAAGAAGCTAACCCGGGAAATACCAGCAGCACACACCCTTTACTGGCTAACTTTAAAACCCTGCTGACTAAAGAGGTCTTACAGCAACACTCCGTCCGCTTCTATGCTTCCCGGCTGAATGTAACTCCCAAATACCTCTCTGAGCTCATAAAAGAACAAACCGGGAGGACCGCAGGGGAATGGATAGACCAGACCCTCGTCCTTGAAGCCAAAGTCTTGCTCCAGCGAAAAGACCTCACTATTGCACAGATCAGCGACCTGCTCCACTTCTCCGACCAATCCGTTTTCGGTAAATTCTTCAAGGTAAATACCGGCATGTCTCCGCTTAACTACCGGAATTCCCTCACCTGA
- a CDS encoding TetR/AcrR family transcriptional regulator: MKEQKNRIKDLLLITAEVMFAENGYEGTTVRDIAAKAGINPALIYYHFESKEHLYRSIFELRLRLLTDALNALPVNTTAGSCERLLNYVTIYISGIRDNFYFYRILNSEVFSFRNPSFKTAILDTVKASSDMFREVIRTGVARKEFRDIDTDLFLMTLFHLLHQIIGRSPLASELLNLEEITEEKIADRIKNFISHQLCPPHTTLSQQPL, translated from the coding sequence ATGAAAGAACAGAAAAATCGCATCAAAGACCTGCTTCTCATTACAGCAGAAGTGATGTTTGCGGAGAATGGGTATGAGGGAACCACCGTCAGGGATATTGCTGCCAAAGCGGGGATCAATCCTGCTCTGATCTATTATCATTTTGAATCAAAAGAGCATCTGTATAGGTCCATCTTTGAGCTGAGGCTTCGCCTGCTGACAGACGCGCTCAATGCCCTGCCGGTGAATACAACAGCCGGCAGCTGCGAAAGACTGCTTAACTATGTAACTATTTATATCTCGGGTATCAGGGACAATTTTTATTTCTACCGCATTCTGAACAGTGAGGTCTTTTCCTTCCGGAACCCCTCCTTTAAAACAGCCATCCTCGATACCGTCAAAGCCAGCAGCGATATGTTCAGAGAGGTGATAAGGACAGGCGTTGCAAGGAAAGAATTCCGCGACATTGATACAGACCTGTTCCTGATGACGCTATTCCATTTGCTGCATCAGATCATCGGCCGGTCTCCCCTTGCCAGTGAGCTGCTCAACCTGGAAGAGATAACAGAAGAAAAGATTGCCGACCGCATAAAGAACTTCATCAGTCATCAACTCTGTCCACCGCATACAACCTTGTCACAACAGCCATTATAA
- a CDS encoding TolC family protein: MKSIIKQVLIILPAVLFSFPLLAQDSVYRMSLRDVLELARQKNRQINIAQTEEDAVDADLRDAQLSKLPQVNINGSYQRFSKVTLYDGGLSDGHSIRRPPTPNSAALGMESAFTLFAGGRQNAAIREQQIRKDLASLNTLDLSGNIFLQAISAYLNIIRLQEQDTVINEQIKRAETRVKNIETLFRNQRVTRSDLLRAQLILDNQRLSREQNENDLAIAISRLNVLLDLPRRTQIIPTDTVNGEQPGPASLADLVNNARETSYAVLRSRQQLKLQENRIKAIKGAYLPTLQLYSAYGVNYPNNLVFPPVDQAYSVGFIGVKAQYSLSSLYHNKNKEKAAKLRLNALQTQEAAVRDDADQEANALYIKYNESLNRISVARSSIEQASANYRIVSAKYFNQLALLTDLLDADNLYLESKYNLIKSQTDALAFYYRLLYTSGKL, from the coding sequence ATGAAAAGTATCATTAAACAAGTGCTTATCATCCTGCCTGCGGTCCTTTTTTCTTTCCCTTTGCTTGCACAGGATTCCGTCTATAGAATGTCCTTGCGCGATGTCCTGGAACTGGCCAGGCAAAAGAACAGGCAGATCAATATTGCACAAACAGAAGAAGACGCGGTTGATGCAGACCTGAGAGATGCGCAGCTCAGTAAGCTTCCGCAGGTAAACATCAACGGCAGCTACCAGCGTTTCAGTAAAGTGACACTTTACGATGGTGGCCTGTCTGACGGACATAGCATCAGGCGCCCTCCAACGCCCAACAGTGCGGCCCTGGGAATGGAATCAGCCTTTACCCTGTTTGCCGGTGGCAGGCAAAATGCTGCTATCAGGGAACAACAGATCCGGAAAGACCTGGCATCCCTGAATACACTCGACCTGTCCGGTAATATATTCCTCCAGGCAATATCAGCCTATCTCAATATCATCCGCCTGCAGGAACAGGATACCGTGATCAATGAACAGATAAAACGTGCAGAAACACGCGTCAAAAATATAGAAACACTGTTCCGTAACCAGCGGGTAACAAGAAGCGACCTCCTGAGAGCACAGCTCATACTGGACAACCAGCGCCTGAGCCGTGAACAGAACGAAAACGATCTTGCCATTGCCATCTCCAGGCTGAATGTATTACTGGACCTTCCCCGGCGTACACAGATCATTCCGACAGATACGGTAAATGGCGAGCAGCCCGGACCTGCCTCACTGGCAGATCTTGTTAACAATGCCCGGGAGACCTCCTACGCCGTATTGAGATCCCGACAGCAACTAAAGCTGCAGGAAAACAGGATCAAAGCGATTAAAGGCGCTTACCTGCCTACCCTTCAATTGTATTCTGCCTATGGCGTGAACTATCCGAACAACCTGGTATTCCCACCGGTCGATCAGGCATATTCAGTCGGATTTATAGGTGTAAAGGCGCAATACAGCCTCTCTTCATTATATCATAATAAGAATAAGGAAAAAGCCGCAAAGCTCCGGCTGAACGCATTGCAGACCCAGGAAGCAGCTGTCAGGGACGATGCGGACCAGGAAGCCAATGCGCTTTACATCAAATACAATGAATCGCTCAACAGGATAAGCGTTGCCAGGTCATCTATAGAACAGGCCAGCGCCAACTACAGGATCGTCAGTGCCAAGTACTTCAATCAACTGGCTTTATTGACAGACCTGCTGGATGCAGACAACCTGTACCTGGAATCAAAATATAATCTTATTAAATCACAGACAGATGCGCTGGCCTTTTATTACAGGTTGCTGTACACCAGCGGTAAACTCTGA
- a CDS encoding HlyD family secretion protein, which yields MSQANNTTKARISQRIMTTLAIIIILIAVVYFYQMFNNARLFEETNDAQVEAYINPVSARAAGYIQRILFEENQWVNKGDTLVILDDREYRNKVQEAEAALQDAYAQQLVLDAGISAAQSGTYINKDQISSSQARLWQQQQDIKRYENLVKEEAATGQEYEQVKARYDVAVSEFNAANNTLKTSYSRIDELKSRRSLLAADLKRKQTQLDFARINLGYTVITAPYSGRLGRKVIQEGQQIQAGQPLVSIVNENSKWVTANFKETQMAAMREGKTVDIKIDAIPGKVFKGRISSVSPSTGAKFSLLPPDNSTGNFVKITQRIPVKIAFTDTSLTDVKVGMNAVIIVKKQ from the coding sequence ATGTCACAAGCAAACAATACAACAAAAGCACGGATCAGCCAGCGGATCATGACCACCCTTGCCATCATTATTATACTGATCGCGGTTGTCTATTTCTATCAAATGTTTAATAACGCACGGCTCTTTGAAGAAACCAACGATGCCCAGGTGGAGGCGTATATCAACCCGGTATCCGCCAGAGCTGCAGGTTATATTCAACGGATATTGTTTGAAGAAAACCAATGGGTGAACAAGGGCGATACCCTCGTCATCCTCGACGACAGGGAATACAGGAACAAAGTACAGGAAGCCGAAGCAGCATTACAGGACGCCTATGCCCAACAGCTTGTGCTCGATGCCGGTATTTCCGCAGCGCAGTCAGGCACTTATATCAACAAAGACCAGATATCTTCTTCACAGGCCAGGCTATGGCAACAGCAACAGGATATCAAAAGATATGAGAACCTGGTAAAGGAAGAAGCGGCCACGGGACAGGAATATGAACAGGTAAAAGCGCGCTACGATGTAGCAGTCAGTGAATTTAATGCTGCCAACAATACACTTAAAACCAGCTATTCCAGGATTGATGAACTGAAAAGCAGGAGAAGCCTGCTGGCGGCAGACCTGAAAAGGAAACAAACACAACTGGACTTTGCCCGCATCAACCTCGGATACACGGTGATCACCGCACCCTACAGCGGACGCCTTGGCAGAAAGGTGATCCAGGAAGGACAACAGATCCAGGCAGGACAACCACTGGTCTCTATTGTAAATGAAAACAGTAAATGGGTCACTGCCAATTTTAAGGAGACACAGATGGCGGCTATGCGTGAAGGTAAAACCGTGGACATAAAGATCGACGCTATTCCCGGTAAAGTGTTCAAAGGAAGGATAAGCTCCGTCTCCCCCAGCACCGGCGCTAAATTTTCGCTGTTGCCCCCTGACAATTCAACGGGCAACTTCGTAAAGATCACACAGCGCATACCGGTAAAAATAGCATTTACCGATACCAGCCTTACCGATGTTAAAGTAGGCATGAATGCAGTCATCATCGTTAAAAAACAGTAG
- a CDS encoding MFS transporter: MNAPDFFKPWVKNRKGLIWIGLFLILLSGIVQFGLYALNQNYVLSHFGAQAEDVSMSLQLTYAGILAILPVQFRFLRYFERRSYMLFIIMAGILLSIASMYTTDISVFMGLRLITGIVVACIAGSVLTLYFSSLPPAKATAIASTIFYTTILANTVIIGLLSAWVTDNYDWPAVYKYLIAFQVFTLLIVLLLLNPRSSMKRYPLYQIDWFGFVAMLSAGISLAYTFIYGPKYYWLTDTRIISSALIAVISIGLLYYRQMTLKRPYLHPAVLRSKQFIRGILLLVVYFGAKDSINLVYGYCAAVLRWDTYKVMWLAAFNFSAIFISTMIAILLLSRKVPFRVLFIIGLTSLASYHIWMYFTFTPDITFSDLSWPVFFQGMASGFLFVPVIVYAVSGLPAFTGYTGISLAAISRFITGLNSAAGFYTLQLYFNQLNREKFLPHITDVDDNFSQRFNQFVQLFRSKGCSMDQAYALAHTNINRALTVQSQLMTNMYVFKLMFIISVAALLIVIAGPLLTKALRPLVSLKNVPALK, translated from the coding sequence ATGAACGCACCGGACTTTTTCAAACCCTGGGTAAAAAACAGGAAAGGACTTATCTGGATAGGCCTCTTCCTTATTCTCCTCTCCGGCATCGTCCAATTCGGCCTTTATGCACTCAACCAGAACTATGTGCTAAGTCACTTCGGCGCGCAGGCGGAAGACGTCAGCATGTCCCTGCAGCTCACCTATGCCGGCATTCTGGCTATTCTGCCGGTACAGTTCAGGTTTCTGCGGTACTTTGAAAGAAGGTCCTATATGCTCTTTATTATCATGGCCGGCATACTGCTCAGCATTGCCAGTATGTACACAACGGATATCTCCGTTTTTATGGGCCTGCGGCTCATCACAGGTATAGTAGTAGCCTGTATAGCAGGATCGGTTTTAACCCTGTATTTTTCCAGCCTGCCTCCCGCCAAAGCTACCGCGATCGCCTCTACCATTTTTTATACCACCATCCTGGCCAATACGGTGATAATAGGCTTATTGAGCGCCTGGGTCACGGATAATTATGACTGGCCTGCTGTCTATAAATACCTGATCGCCTTCCAGGTTTTTACCCTGCTCATTGTATTGCTGCTGCTGAACCCGCGAAGCAGTATGAAAAGATACCCCCTGTACCAGATCGACTGGTTCGGGTTTGTGGCGATGTTATCTGCCGGTATCAGCCTGGCTTATACTTTTATCTATGGACCCAAATATTACTGGCTTACAGACACACGTATAATATCGTCTGCCCTGATTGCGGTGATCAGCATTGGGCTGCTGTATTACCGGCAAATGACACTGAAAAGGCCATACCTTCATCCCGCCGTACTCAGGTCAAAACAGTTCATCAGGGGGATCCTGCTGCTGGTAGTATACTTTGGCGCAAAAGACAGTATTAACCTGGTATACGGCTATTGCGCCGCTGTGCTGAGATGGGATACTTACAAAGTTATGTGGCTGGCAGCGTTTAACTTTTCAGCCATCTTCATCTCCACTATGATAGCAATATTATTACTGAGCAGGAAAGTGCCCTTCCGGGTGTTGTTCATCATTGGATTAACATCACTGGCTTCTTATCATATCTGGATGTATTTTACTTTTACGCCCGATATAACATTCTCTGATCTCAGCTGGCCTGTCTTCTTCCAGGGTATGGCCTCGGGTTTTCTTTTTGTGCCTGTCATTGTTTATGCGGTATCCGGGTTACCGGCTTTCACAGGTTATACCGGCATCAGCCTGGCAGCCATATCGAGGTTCATTACAGGCCTGAACAGCGCCGCCGGATTTTACACACTGCAATTGTATTTTAATCAGCTGAACAGGGAAAAATTCCTGCCTCATATTACCGATGTGGATGACAACTTCTCACAAAGGTTTAACCAGTTTGTACAATTGTTCCGCTCCAAAGGATGCAGTATGGATCAGGCATATGCATTGGCCCATACCAATATCAACAGGGCGCTCACGGTACAATCCCAGTTAATGACCAATATGTACGTATTTAAACTGATGTTCATTATTTCTGTAGCGGCACTGTTGATCGTGATAGCCGGGCCATTGCTCACCAAAGCCCTCCGCCCTCTTGTCTCTCTTAAAAATGTGCCCGCCCTGAAGTGA
- a CDS encoding DoxX family protein, giving the protein MNTNTINFSQAFLRLAFAAALLSAVADRLGIWGPPGTPNVSWGDWEHFLAYSNTLNFYVSPGMGNILAILATVLEVIFGVMLLVGYKTRLASWGTFLLMVIFALSMTVAMGVKPPLSYSVWTSAGAAALLGSINTYKWSIDNLK; this is encoded by the coding sequence ATGAATACCAATACGATCAATTTCTCACAGGCATTTCTGAGACTGGCCTTTGCAGCAGCGCTTTTATCGGCCGTAGCAGACAGACTGGGTATATGGGGCCCTCCGGGAACCCCCAATGTATCCTGGGGCGACTGGGAGCATTTCCTGGCCTATTCCAATACACTGAACTTTTATGTTTCTCCCGGGATGGGCAATATCCTGGCTATCCTGGCAACAGTACTGGAGGTGATCTTCGGTGTAATGTTGCTGGTAGGCTACAAGACCAGACTCGCATCATGGGGCACATTCCTGTTAATGGTGATCTTTGCATTAAGCATGACGGTTGCCATGGGGGTTAAACCACCGCTTTCCTATTCCGTATGGACATCGGCAGGAGCTGCCGCCCTGCTGGGATCCATCAACACCTATAAATGGAGCATCGACAACCTGAAATAA
- a CDS encoding bifunctional helix-turn-helix transcriptional regulator/GNAT family N-acetyltransferase codes for MSFFDTVGKFAVGSRLRLLTEKITEDATQIYNMYGIDMNPKWFPVFYVLSRGEAMTITAIAKEIGHSHPSVSKIISEMVEKGLVKEKKDKTDGRRNMVSLSAKGKEITGKIEEQYTDVRNAIEAISANTTHDLWKAIAEWEFLLEQKSLLRWVQEQKKERESRKVKIVDYQPAYQQAFKELNVEWISTYFKMEEADYKALDNPQGYILDNGGHILVALYDDVPAGVCALIKMKDPEYDYELAKMAVSPAAQGKSIGWLLGSAILEKARSLGAKKVYLESNTILKPAINLYNKLGFEKIVGHPSPYERCNIQMERVL; via the coding sequence ATGAGCTTTTTTGACACTGTGGGCAAGTTTGCCGTAGGGAGCAGGCTTCGCTTATTAACGGAAAAAATCACAGAAGATGCCACGCAGATCTACAACATGTATGGCATAGATATGAACCCGAAATGGTTCCCCGTATTCTATGTACTGTCGCGGGGCGAAGCCATGACCATTACAGCCATTGCCAAAGAAATAGGGCACTCCCACCCTTCCGTAAGTAAGATCATCAGTGAAATGGTAGAGAAAGGCCTGGTAAAAGAGAAAAAAGATAAAACCGATGGCCGCAGGAATATGGTCAGCCTTTCTGCCAAAGGCAAAGAGATCACAGGTAAAATAGAAGAACAATACACCGATGTAAGGAACGCCATAGAGGCCATTTCTGCAAATACCACGCACGACCTGTGGAAAGCCATTGCCGAATGGGAATTCCTGCTGGAACAGAAAAGCCTGCTGCGCTGGGTACAGGAACAGAAAAAAGAAAGGGAGAGCAGGAAGGTGAAGATCGTCGATTATCAACCAGCCTATCAGCAGGCATTCAAAGAGCTGAACGTCGAATGGATCTCTACCTATTTCAAGATGGAAGAAGCTGATTACAAAGCACTGGACAATCCGCAGGGATACATACTGGACAACGGTGGCCACATCCTTGTTGCCTTGTATGATGATGTGCCGGCAGGTGTATGCGCCCTCATTAAAATGAAGGATCCCGAATACGACTACGAACTGGCTAAAATGGCCGTCTCTCCTGCCGCCCAGGGTAAAAGCATCGGCTGGCTGCTGGGCAGCGCTATTCTTGAAAAAGCAAGATCATTGGGGGCGAAGAAGGTATACCTGGAAAGTAATACTATTCTGAAGCCTGCGATTAACCTGTATAATAAATTAGGGTTTGAAAAGATAGTGGGGCACCCTTCTCCGTACGAGAGGTGTAATATACAGATGGAACGGGTGTTGTAA
- a CDS encoding saccharopine dehydrogenase family protein produces the protein MQRNRILLYGANGYTGELIARYAGQYGLTPILAGRKKAAIEALAKELKLDFRIVELDDAAGMRAALEDVTLVIQAAGPYHITAQPMIEACLATNTHYIDLNGDLDVFELLQRYDQQAKAKDIMILPGAGFDVVPTDCLALALKQQLPDADQLTIAFAVIGSALSRGTSISTLHKLGTPGAIRKNGQIAYEPMGKKGMSVKFPGHKDPVFVMSIPWGDISTAYFSTGIPNIRTYTAINKAAWYFLKGQALFNWLLKTSFLRGILMSIFKMQSAGPNQAVRDKAVSHIWGKVTNAKGASAEANMETPEAYSLTAYAILVIAKKIINGEYKPGYQTPASAYGPDLVMEIPGVKREIILS, from the coding sequence ATGCAACGTAACAGAATCCTACTCTATGGAGCCAATGGTTATACAGGGGAACTGATAGCCAGGTATGCCGGTCAGTACGGCTTAACACCTATCCTTGCCGGCAGAAAAAAAGCTGCCATTGAAGCCCTTGCAAAAGAACTCAAGCTCGATTTCCGCATTGTTGAACTGGATGACGCCGCCGGCATGAGGGCCGCCCTGGAAGATGTAACGCTGGTCATACAGGCTGCAGGGCCTTATCATATCACCGCTCAGCCCATGATAGAGGCCTGTCTGGCCACTAATACGCATTACATTGATCTGAACGGCGATCTCGACGTGTTTGAATTATTGCAACGCTACGACCAGCAGGCTAAAGCGAAAGATATCATGATACTGCCGGGCGCCGGGTTTGACGTAGTACCGACTGATTGCCTTGCATTAGCTTTAAAACAGCAGCTGCCGGATGCCGACCAGCTCACGATCGCTTTTGCGGTGATCGGCAGTGCCTTGTCGCGCGGCACCTCCATCAGTACCTTACATAAACTGGGTACTCCCGGCGCTATCCGTAAAAACGGGCAGATCGCCTATGAACCCATGGGTAAAAAGGGCATGTCAGTCAAATTCCCGGGGCATAAAGATCCTGTATTCGTGATGAGTATTCCCTGGGGAGATATCAGTACAGCCTACTTCTCCACCGGTATTCCCAACATCAGGACATACACGGCCATCAATAAAGCGGCCTGGTATTTCCTGAAAGGCCAGGCTTTATTCAACTGGCTCCTAAAAACATCCTTTCTCCGGGGTATATTGATGAGCATCTTTAAAATGCAATCTGCGGGCCCAAATCAGGCCGTACGCGACAAAGCGGTAAGTCATATCTGGGGAAAGGTCACAAATGCAAAAGGGGCGTCTGCAGAGGCCAATATGGAGACGCCGGAGGCATACTCGCTGACCGCCTATGCGATACTTGTTATTGCAAAGAAAATTATAAACGGGGAGTATAAGCCGGGATATCAGACACCAGCCAGTGCTTACGGGCCTGATCTGGTCATGGAAATTCCGGGTGTAAAGCGTGAGATAATCCTGTCTTAG
- a CDS encoding MauE/DoxX family redox-associated membrane protein produces MLRKFVMETIRLSFILLFVYTAASKFIDYENFRAVIGQSPLITRFAPVLAVVVPIAEIVIALLLVIPRYRRAGLYASFAIMTLFTVYIIVLLTLSEKIPCSCGGVISQMSWTQHLYFNIVFMLLALLGMWLYTKQPDDHPSSSELIHV; encoded by the coding sequence ATGTTAAGAAAGTTCGTTATGGAGACGATACGTCTCTCGTTCATTCTATTGTTCGTTTATACCGCTGCCAGTAAGTTCATTGATTACGAAAATTTCCGGGCCGTAATAGGTCAGTCTCCTCTTATCACACGCTTTGCACCTGTACTGGCAGTTGTGGTGCCCATAGCCGAAATAGTGATCGCTTTGCTCCTCGTCATTCCTCGTTACCGGCGTGCGGGGCTCTATGCGTCTTTTGCCATCATGACACTTTTCACTGTTTACATTATAGTGCTGCTGACCTTATCTGAGAAAATTCCCTGCTCCTGCGGAGGCGTTATTTCACAAATGAGCTGGACACAGCATCTCTATTTCAACATTGTTTTTATGCTGCTGGCACTGCTGGGCATGTGGTTGTATACAAAGCAGCCGGACGATCATCCGTCTTCATCTGAACTGATCCACGTTTAA
- a CDS encoding DUF3570 domain-containing protein has product MKRIFFTAAAILTILRANAQEVKDSTGYESRKLKIEEINLVSSYYQQNGENAAVTGGIGSQKLTDIANVFDVRLFKYDRKHRKHTFDIEIGLDNYTSASSDRIDLKANSSASHGDTRIYPSLTWTVENEKKGTTFGAGVSSSKEFDYLSFGANVSFAQKTRNRNGEFAVKFQTYQDIVKVIAPVELRQGGREDDDYPSANRRTYAGSLSYSQIINQRLQVTLLADLVSQSGYLSMPFYRVYFTDGSVHQEKLPDSRLKIPVGFRANYFLGDRFIIRTYYRFYTDDWGLTSHTANIEVPVKITPFVSVSPFYRYYTQSAVKYFAPYQQHSGSDQYYTSNYDLSKFSSNFVGAGIRLAPPRGVFGLQHFNMIELRYGHYMKNINMSSNIVSVNLKFK; this is encoded by the coding sequence ATGAAACGGATTTTTTTTACAGCCGCTGCCATCCTCACTATACTGCGCGCCAATGCACAGGAAGTGAAAGACAGCACGGGGTATGAGAGCAGGAAATTAAAGATAGAGGAGATCAACCTGGTATCCAGCTATTATCAGCAGAATGGCGAGAACGCCGCTGTTACAGGAGGTATTGGTTCTCAAAAGCTGACAGACATTGCGAATGTGTTTGATGTAAGGCTGTTTAAGTACGACAGGAAACACCGCAAACATACTTTTGATATCGAGATCGGCCTGGATAATTATACTTCGGCATCTTCAGACAGGATTGACCTGAAGGCCAATTCATCGGCATCTCATGGTGATACCAGGATCTATCCATCATTGACATGGACGGTGGAAAATGAGAAAAAGGGAACAACCTTCGGAGCAGGCGTCTCTTCCTCAAAAGAGTTTGACTACCTGTCGTTCGGTGCTAATGTAAGTTTTGCCCAGAAAACAAGGAACAGGAACGGGGAGTTCGCAGTCAAGTTCCAGACCTACCAGGACATTGTAAAAGTGATCGCGCCCGTAGAGCTAAGGCAGGGCGGTCGGGAAGACGATGATTATCCGAGCGCTAACAGGAGGACCTACGCGGGTTCCCTGTCTTATTCGCAGATCATCAATCAGCGCCTGCAGGTCACCTTACTGGCAGACCTGGTCAGCCAGTCGGGTTATCTGAGCATGCCTTTTTACCGGGTATATTTTACAGATGGATCTGTACACCAGGAGAAGCTGCCCGACAGTCGTTTAAAAATACCTGTCGGCTTCAGGGCAAACTACTTCCTTGGCGACAGGTTCATCATCAGGACTTACTATCGCTTCTATACTGACGACTGGGGCCTGACATCGCATACGGCCAACATAGAAGTGCCTGTAAAGATCACGCCGTTTGTATCCGTAAGCCCTTTTTACAGGTATTATACGCAGTCGGCCGTGAAATATTTCGCACCTTATCAGCAACATAGCGGTAGCGACCAGTATTACACAAGTAATTATGACCTTTCAAAGTTCAGCAGCAATTTTGTGGGAGCTGGTATTCGCCTGGCGCCGCCGCGGGGCGTATTTGGCCTGCAACACTTCAATATGATCGAATTGCGTTATGGACATTATATGAAGAACATAAACATGAGCTCAAATATCGTATCGGTGAACCTGAAGTTCAAATAA
- a CDS encoding DUF4266 domain-containing protein, with protein MRANRQGFSAAVALGIIVAALTFSSCTTVKEYQKNRLNDSEMVLGNRKVEKTELNFQSYREGSSGANAGKSGGGCGCN; from the coding sequence ATGAGGGCAAACAGGCAAGGCTTTTCTGCAGCGGTAGCACTGGGAATTATTGTAGCCGCACTGACCTTTTCTTCCTGTACGACAGTAAAGGAATACCAGAAGAACAGGCTGAATGATTCGGAAATGGTATTAGGCAATCGTAAGGTGGAGAAAACGGAACTGAACTTTCAATCCTACCGGGAAGGCTCGTCTGGCGCGAATGCCGGGAAGAGTGGCGGTGGATGCGGGTGCAATTAA